In Portunus trituberculatus isolate SZX2019 chromosome 10, ASM1759143v1, whole genome shotgun sequence, one genomic interval encodes:
- the LOC123502098 gene encoding alkylglycerol monooxygenase-like, which translates to MAAAGNVTLIGLRAMFYGLMPEETYVQSLKDVPDVLLWARPYFLLLIFLDLVVMAVVGDKNFRFNIALINVTVGYTSEAFFRFVSRGLELTAYLWIYHHHHLLSLPFDSITTYVMCVIGVDFCTYWWHRMVHEISFMWAAHYLHHSCEDLNTAVAARISITMLPFKWMYYIPLAFLGVPPPLYIFHSHLNLMSTVWTHSSLWPKMHKILPVLGHFIEFVFVTPSHHRVHHAANQYCIDKNFGAFLIVWDRLFGTFAEEREDEELVYGVIDQKDTNHFISLEIDPWQALWERFAAAKTSGDKLRTLIYGPGWSPGQPRLGNPDEIPDVRGRKKHQFESSTVVSLYVTLHCLLLMVGIDDMSTRMSTVSRDLGLLHFAYLFLSSGSLGWIFTAHRGFLWLEPVRLLVSLSLCHLLPLFAWRPVVTALTITNTASLLLWPLVRTQVLQLADRKEKKAE; encoded by the exons ATGGCCGCTGCAGGAAACGTCACCCTGATCGGTCTCCGTGCGATGTTCTATGGTTTGATGCCCGAGGAGACTTACGTGCAGAGTCTCAAGGATGTGCCTGACGTGTTGTTGTGG GCGCGTCCTTACTTCCTGCTGCTCATCTTCCTGGacctggtggtgatggcggtggtgggcgACAAGAACTTTCGCTTCAATATAGCTCTCATTAACGTCACTGTGGGATACACTTCTGAGGCTTTctttag GTTTGTGTCCCGTGGCTTGGAGTTGACTGCTTATCTTTggatctaccaccaccaccacctcctcagtCTGCCCTTCGACTCCATCACCACCTACGTGATGTGCGTGATTGGTGTGGACTTCTGCACGTATTGGTGGCATAGGATGGtgcacg AGATCTCCTTCATGTGGGCGGCCCATTACCTCCACCACAGCTGCGAGGACCTCAACACGGCAGTGGCTGCTCGGATATCAATCACCATGTTACCCTTCAA GTGGATGTACTACATTCCCCTTGCCTTCCTGGGCGTGCCTCCTCCTCTATACATCTTTCACAGTCACCTGAATCTAATGTCCACAGTTTGGACTCACAGCAGCTTGTGGCCAAAGATGCACAAGATCCTTCCTGTCCTTGGCCACTTCATCGAGTTTGTCTTCGTCACCCCCAGTCACCATCGCGTCCACCATG CCGCTAACCAGTACTGCATCGACAAGAACTTTGGGGCCTTCCTGATCGTGTGGGACCGCCTGTTTGGAACGTTcgccgaggagagagaggatgaggagctcGTGTATGGAGTCATTGACCAGAAGGACACCAACCACTTCATCAGTCTTGAG ATCGATCCCTGGCAGGCGCTGTGGGAACGGTTCGCCGCCGCCAAGACCTCCGGGGACAAGCTGAGGACCCTGATATACGGCCCAGGGTGGTCCCCAGGGCAGCCCCGCCTTGGGAACCCTGACGAGATCCCTGAT GTGCGCGGCAGGAAGAAGCACCAGTTTGAATCCTCCACCGTGGTGAGCCTGTACGTGACTTtgcactgcctcctcctcatggTTGGCATCGATGACATGAGTACAAGAATGTCG acaGTCAGCAGGGATCTGGGGCTGCTACACTTCGCCTACCTGTTCCTCTCTAGCGGCTCCCTGGGCTGGATATTCACAGCTCACCGCGGCTTCTTGTGGCTGGAACCAGTACGCCTCCTTGTGTCGCTGTCCTTGTGTCACCTGCTGCCTCTCTTCGCCTGGCGCCCCGTCGTCActgccctcaccatcaccaacaccgccaGTCTGCTCCTGTGGCCGCTCGTCAGGACACAGGTGCTCCAGCTGgctgacaggaaggaaaagaaggcagaATAG